A single window of Sulfitobacter sp. JL08 DNA harbors:
- the rsmA gene encoding 16S rRNA (adenine(1518)-N(6)/adenine(1519)-N(6))-dimethyltransferase RsmA gives MIDALPPLRDVIAAHDLKARKSLGQNFLLDLNLTSKIARQAGDLSGCDVLEIGPGPGGLTRGLLASGARRVLAIEKDSRCLPALEQIAAAYPGRLHILQGDALDIDPLDHLTPPIRIIANLPYNVGTELLIRWLTPHDWPPFWQSLTLMFQREVAERIVATPGSKAYGRLALLAQWRCDARIVMSLPPGAFTPPPKVSSAVVHLTALPAPRYPADPDVLSRVVAAAFNQRRKMLRSALKGYGADIEGKLVSAGIKPTDRAEQISLEQFCALARVLKQA, from the coding sequence ATGATTGATGCTCTGCCCCCCCTGCGCGACGTGATTGCCGCCCATGATCTTAAGGCGCGCAAATCGCTGGGGCAGAATTTTCTGCTGGATCTGAACCTGACATCAAAGATCGCGCGCCAGGCGGGCGATCTGTCGGGCTGTGATGTGCTGGAAATCGGGCCCGGTCCGGGTGGGTTGACCCGCGGCCTGCTGGCATCGGGTGCGCGCCGCGTTCTGGCCATCGAAAAAGACAGCCGCTGCCTGCCCGCGCTGGAACAGATCGCCGCCGCCTATCCGGGCCGACTGCACATTCTTCAGGGCGACGCGCTGGATATTGATCCGCTGGACCATCTGACACCGCCGATCCGGATCATTGCCAACCTGCCCTATAACGTGGGCACGGAATTGCTGATCCGCTGGCTGACACCACATGACTGGCCGCCCTTCTGGCAAAGCCTGACGCTGATGTTCCAGCGTGAGGTGGCAGAACGTATTGTCGCCACGCCCGGGTCAAAGGCTTATGGGCGTCTGGCGTTGCTGGCGCAATGGCGCTGCGACGCGCGTATTGTGATGTCGCTGCCACCCGGCGCGTTTACGCCACCGCCAAAAGTATCCAGCGCCGTGGTGCACCTGACCGCCCTGCCCGCGCCCCGCTATCCAGCCGATCCCGACGTGCTGTCGCGGGTTGTGGCCGCAGCATTCAACCAGCGCCGCAAAATGCTGCGCTCGGCGCTGAAAGGGTACGGGGCCGATATAGAGGGCAAACTGGTATCCGCCGGAATAAAACCGACGGATCGGGCGGAACAAATCTCGCTTGAACAGTTTTGTGCGCTGGCCCGCGTGTTAAAGCAGGCCTAG
- a CDS encoding DMT family transporter — protein MERKSSMDSFGATALILFALLLAFNQVVIKVSGGGFGPVFQAGLRSAGAVVVLLVWMRLKGVALVMPRGVSRWGLLSGLAFTFEFICLFTALDFTSVSRASVIFYSMPVWLAIAAHLFLPGERLTPLRVVGLALAMAGVIWALSNRDGADVSWQGDLAALGAALGWTSIALMVRATKLNTVKPEVQLLWQVAVSAPILLLLAYASGDLVRDLQMIHLAGLAFQIVCVASLGFLFWFWLLTLYPAASVASFSFLSPVFSVILGWVLLNEAVGLEIWGALVLVAAGIYLINRR, from the coding sequence ATGGAACGTAAATCATCCATGGACTCTTTCGGGGCAACGGCGCTGATCCTTTTTGCGCTGTTGCTGGCGTTCAATCAGGTTGTCATCAAAGTGTCGGGCGGCGGCTTTGGCCCGGTGTTTCAGGCCGGGTTACGCTCTGCCGGGGCGGTGGTCGTGCTGCTGGTCTGGATGCGGCTCAAAGGCGTGGCGCTGGTGATGCCGCGCGGTGTCAGCCGCTGGGGGCTGTTGTCGGGCCTGGCGTTTACGTTTGAATTCATCTGCCTGTTCACCGCGCTTGATTTCACATCCGTTTCGCGGGCATCGGTGATTTTCTATTCGATGCCGGTGTGGCTGGCCATTGCCGCGCATCTGTTTCTGCCCGGAGAGCGTTTGACGCCGCTGCGGGTGGTCGGGCTGGCGCTGGCCATGGCTGGAGTGATCTGGGCGCTGTCCAACCGAGACGGCGCCGATGTCAGCTGGCAGGGCGATCTGGCGGCGCTGGGGGCGGCCCTTGGCTGGACCAGTATCGCGCTGATGGTGCGGGCGACAAAGCTGAACACGGTCAAGCCCGAGGTGCAGTTGCTGTGGCAGGTTGCCGTGTCCGCGCCGATCCTTTTGCTGCTGGCCTATGCCTCGGGCGATCTGGTGCGGGATCTGCAGATGATCCACCTGGCCGGACTGGCGTTCCAGATCGTTTGCGTGGCCAGTCTGGGGTTCCTGTTCTGGTTCTGGCTGCTGACGCTTTATCCGGCGGCGTCCGTGGCCTCGTTCAGCTTTCTGTCGCCGGTGTTTTCGGTCATTCTGGGCTGGGTCCTGTTGAACGAGGCTGTCGGTCTGGAAATCTGGGGCGCGCTGGTACTGGTGGCGGCGGGGATTTACCTGATCAACCGGCGTTGA
- a CDS encoding GNAT family N-acetyltransferase, with product MSAALHLAKPGHIEQVDALVAAFHAEEGIVMNAEKRRAAIAPLLDGIPHGAIYLIGPPRAPIGYVIVTFGWSVEFGGMDGFIDEIYVRPGVRGRGIAAEVLQTLPRSLAEVGMKAIHLEVDTQNQSARRLYARAGFALRDRYALMTRKL from the coding sequence ATGAGCGCGGCGCTGCATCTGGCAAAACCGGGCCATATCGAACAGGTCGATGCGCTGGTTGCCGCCTTCCATGCCGAGGAAGGCATTGTGATGAACGCCGAAAAAAGGCGCGCCGCTATCGCCCCTCTGCTGGATGGTATCCCGCACGGCGCGATTTATCTGATCGGTCCGCCACGTGCACCCATTGGTTATGTGATCGTCACATTCGGCTGGTCTGTGGAATTTGGCGGCATGGATGGTTTCATTGATGAAATCTATGTTCGCCCCGGCGTGCGGGGCCGCGGCATTGCCGCCGAGGTGTTGCAGACCCTGCCACGATCGCTGGCCGAGGTCGGCATGAAGGCCATCCATCTTGAGGTCGATACACAAAACCAGTCGGCGCGCAGGCTCTATGCCCGCGCGGGCTTTGCGCTGCGCGACCGGTATGCCCTGATGACGCGCAAGCTCTAG
- a CDS encoding DUF1499 domain-containing protein yields the protein MATLGWVILALAVAGLAYIRFGPTDTDRWHRPIEAQSNQDVPGGAVRIVQVGPDSLPRVDQEMRALPRTKVIAGSVEEGRITYETRSLIFGFPDYTTVEQAGNTLKMYARLRFGTSDMGVNRNRLERVLRALQL from the coding sequence ATGGCAACGCTTGGATGGGTCATTCTGGCCCTAGCCGTGGCCGGACTGGCCTATATCCGGTTCGGCCCGACAGATACGGACCGCTGGCATCGCCCGATCGAGGCGCAAAGCAATCAGGATGTGCCCGGTGGGGCGGTCCGCATTGTTCAGGTCGGCCCGGATTCGCTGCCCCGCGTAGATCAGGAAATGCGTGCCTTGCCGCGCACAAAGGTGATTGCCGGATCGGTTGAAGAAGGGCGTATAACCTATGAAACACGCTCACTTATCTTCGGATTTCCAGATTATACGACGGTGGAACAGGCGGGGAACACGTTAAAAATGTATGCGCGGTTGCGGTTCGGTACGTCAGATATGGGCGTCAACCGCAACCGACTGGAGCGGGTTTTGCGGGCGCTCCAACTCTGA
- a CDS encoding M20 aminoacylase family protein: MPVVNRIADFSADMTAWRRHLHTIPELGLECHQTAAFVADRLREFGVDELHEGIATTGIVAIINGQGAGPTIGLRADMDALPITEETGVDYASTHPGKMHACGHDGHTAMLLGAAKYLSETRNFAGRVALLFQPAEEFGGGGEVMVQEGVMDRFDIGEVYALHNAPGKDFGNFFTTRGAIMAAADTFHITVTGRGGHAARPQDCVDPVVAAVAIVQALQTIVSRNHKTANELVISVTQIHTGTTDNVIPETAYINGTVRTFDKEVQAMVVKRMEEIVAGHAASFGVTAELDFEFGYPPTINDARKADFAAEIARDVAGDTNVDAAFEPVMGAEDFSYMLEARPGAYLMLGQGDGAGVHHPKYNFNDEIAPVGASFFARLVERAQPVKGA, translated from the coding sequence ATGCCCGTTGTCAACCGTATCGCTGATTTCAGCGCAGATATGACCGCGTGGCGGCGTCACCTGCATACGATCCCGGAACTGGGGCTGGAATGTCACCAGACGGCGGCGTTTGTGGCCGACCGGTTGCGCGAATTCGGTGTCGACGAACTGCATGAAGGGATCGCGACAACCGGTATCGTGGCCATCATCAACGGGCAGGGTGCAGGCCCGACCATCGGCTTGCGCGCCGATATGGATGCGTTGCCGATCACCGAAGAAACCGGCGTTGACTATGCCAGCACCCATCCGGGGAAAATGCATGCCTGCGGCCACGACGGTCATACCGCGATGCTGCTGGGCGCGGCCAAATACCTGTCCGAAACCCGCAATTTCGCGGGGCGTGTCGCCTTGCTGTTTCAGCCGGCCGAAGAATTCGGCGGCGGTGGCGAAGTGATGGTGCAAGAAGGCGTGATGGACCGGTTCGACATCGGCGAGGTTTACGCCCTGCACAATGCGCCGGGCAAGGATTTCGGCAATTTCTTTACCACGCGCGGCGCGATCATGGCGGCGGCGGACACGTTTCACATCACCGTGACGGGCAGGGGCGGGCATGCCGCGCGCCCGCAAGATTGTGTTGATCCGGTGGTGGCGGCGGTGGCCATCGTGCAGGCGTTGCAAACCATCGTCAGCCGCAACCACAAGACCGCAAACGAATTGGTGATTTCGGTAACGCAGATCCACACCGGCACAACCGATAATGTGATCCCCGAAACCGCCTATATCAACGGCACGGTGCGCACCTTTGACAAAGAGGTTCAGGCGATGGTGGTCAAGCGCATGGAAGAGATCGTCGCCGGGCACGCCGCCAGTTTTGGCGTGACGGCGGAACTGGATTTCGAGTTCGGCTATCCGCCCACGATCAACGATGCGCGCAAGGCGGATTTCGCGGCCGAGATTGCCCGTGACGTGGCCGGAGACACCAATGTAGACGCCGCGTTTGAACCGGTCATGGGGGCCGAGGATTTTTCCTATATGCTCGAAGCGCGCCCCGGTGCGTATCTGATGCTGGGGCAGGGTGATGGCGCAGGCGTGCACCATCCCAAATACAACTTCAATGATGAGATTGCGCCGGTGGGCGCATCGTTTTTCGCGCGGCTTGTGGAACGCGCGCAACCAGTCAAGGGGGCATAA
- a CDS encoding nucleoside hydrolase: MPPRKIIIDTDPGQDDAVAILLALASPDEIEVLGITAVAGNVPLALTAKNARIVCELAARPDVPVFAGRDRPMGRALVTAEHVHGETGLNGPDLPDPSMPLQDRHGVDYIIDTLRREPAGTITLCPLGPLTNIATAFEKAPDIIPRVQEIILMGGAYFAVGNITPAAEFNIYVDPQAADIVFKSGVPITVMPLDVTHQALVTRARNDAFRALGTPVGTAVAQMTDFFERFDKAKYGSEGAPLHDPCVTAYLIRPDLFSGRHINVEVETGSELTLGMTVADWWGVTDRPANALFIGHVDADGFFDLLTDRLARL; this comes from the coding sequence ATGCCCCCACGCAAGATCATCATCGACACAGACCCCGGACAGGATGACGCCGTTGCGATCCTGCTGGCGCTGGCCAGCCCGGACGAGATTGAGGTGTTGGGCATCACCGCCGTTGCAGGCAACGTGCCGCTGGCGCTGACGGCCAAGAACGCCCGTATCGTGTGCGAACTGGCAGCGCGCCCCGATGTACCCGTCTTCGCCGGACGCGACCGCCCGATGGGCCGCGCCCTTGTCACCGCAGAACATGTGCACGGCGAAACCGGCCTGAACGGGCCTGACCTGCCCGATCCGTCGATGCCGCTTCAGGACAGGCACGGCGTTGATTACATCATTGACACCCTGCGCCGCGAACCGGCGGGAACAATCACCCTGTGTCCGCTTGGGCCGCTGACCAATATTGCCACCGCCTTTGAAAAAGCACCCGATATCATCCCGCGCGTGCAAGAGATCATCCTGATGGGCGGTGCCTACTTTGCAGTCGGCAATATTACACCGGCGGCGGAGTTCAACATTTACGTCGACCCGCAGGCGGCTGATATCGTGTTCAAATCCGGCGTTCCGATAACCGTCATGCCGTTGGATGTGACACATCAGGCGCTTGTCACCCGCGCGCGCAACGATGCGTTTCGCGCCCTTGGCACGCCCGTCGGCACCGCCGTGGCGCAGATGACCGATTTTTTCGAACGGTTCGACAAAGCTAAATACGGTTCGGAGGGCGCGCCCCTGCACGATCCCTGCGTGACCGCCTATCTGATCCGTCCCGATCTGTTTTCAGGCCGCCACATCAATGTCGAGGTCGAAACAGGGTCCGAACTGACGCTGGGCATGACTGTGGCCGACTGGTGGGGCGTCACCGACCGGCCCGCCAATGCGCTGTTTATCGGACATGTCGATGCTGACGGGTTCTTTGATCTGCTGACAGACCGTCTGGCCCGGTTATGA
- the speB gene encoding agmatinase produces the protein MALYEAKEQVDQAFTRDDLKGNSFENAFGGATSFLRRKYSKDLRGVDVAVTGVPFDQAVTNRTGTRFGPRAIREASTLQPYDPPYGWPFDPMQDMAIVDYGDLAFDYARVSEFPATLTAHIKTILQAGAASLTLGGDHYISFPILKAYAEKYGPISLLQFDAHSDTWPDDDMDRIDHGTMFYKAVKMGLVDPARSVQVGIRTTNPDPLGVHTIDAREVHEKGPVAAAKKIRDILGDHPTYLTFDIDGLDPAFAPGTGTPVWGGLSSGQAAIILRDIAGINIVGGDIVEVSPAYDTTGATAVAGAHVATEILCLLGYNTHGKGK, from the coding sequence ATGGCTTTGTACGAGGCAAAAGAACAGGTGGATCAGGCGTTTACCCGCGATGATCTGAAAGGCAACAGCTTTGAAAACGCGTTTGGCGGGGCCACATCGTTTCTGCGGCGCAAATATTCCAAGGATTTGCGCGGTGTTGATGTGGCGGTGACGGGCGTGCCGTTCGATCAGGCGGTGACAAACCGCACCGGCACCCGTTTCGGCCCTCGCGCCATCCGCGAGGCCAGCACGTTGCAACCGTATGATCCGCCCTATGGCTGGCCCTTTGATCCGATGCAGGACATGGCCATCGTGGATTATGGTGATCTGGCCTTTGATTATGCCCGCGTGTCCGAGTTTCCGGCCACGCTGACCGCACATATCAAAACCATTCTTCAGGCTGGCGCCGCATCGCTGACGCTGGGCGGGGACCACTATATCAGTTTCCCGATCCTCAAGGCCTATGCCGAAAAATACGGCCCGATCTCTTTGCTGCAGTTCGATGCCCATTCCGATACATGGCCCGATGACGATATGGACCGGATTGATCACGGCACGATGTTCTACAAGGCGGTCAAGATGGGTCTGGTCGATCCGGCGCGTTCGGTTCAGGTAGGCATTCGCACCACCAACCCCGACCCGTTGGGCGTGCACACGATCGATGCGCGCGAAGTGCATGAAAAAGGCCCCGTGGCCGCCGCAAAAAAGATCAGGGATATTCTGGGCGATCACCCGACCTATCTGACCTTTGATATTGACGGGCTTGATCCGGCCTTTGCGCCGGGTACGGGAACGCCGGTTTGGGGCGGGCTGTCATCAGGACAGGCCGCGATCATCCTGCGTGATATCGCCGGTATCAACATCGTTGGCGGTGATATCGTCGAAGTGTCGCCCGCCTATGACACAACAGGGGCCACCGCAGTGGCGGGCGCGCATGTGGCGACGGAAATCCTGTGCCTGCTGGGGTATAACACCCACGGCAAGGGTAAATAG
- the prfA gene encoding peptide chain release factor 1, translating into MVPEERLEQITQRFQFLEAKMADGAHSGDIAALAKEYSDLRPVVAQIEAYRRILRDMEDARAMLADPDMKALAEEELPALKAKLPEAEAALQLALLPKDEADARPAMVEIRPGTGGDEAALFAGDLLRMYQRYAEARGWKFEIIEEQLTELGGVKEVVAHVKGENVFARLKYESGVHRVQRVPTTESGGRIHTSAATVAVLPEAVDVDITVDPNDLRIDTMRSSGAGGQHVNTTDSAVRITHLPSGIVVTSSEKSQHRNREIAMQVLKTRLYDLERQRVDSERSASRAAQVGSGDRSERIRTYNFPQGRMTDHRINLTLYKLDAVMAGDLDEVIDALQADDQARQLAELGT; encoded by the coding sequence ATGGTTCCCGAAGAACGCCTTGAACAGATCACCCAGCGGTTTCAGTTTCTTGAGGCCAAGATGGCCGATGGCGCACATTCCGGTGATATTGCCGCGTTGGCCAAGGAATATTCCGATCTGCGCCCCGTCGTGGCCCAGATCGAGGCGTACCGCCGGATCCTGCGTGATATGGAGGATGCCCGCGCCATGCTGGCCGATCCCGATATGAAGGCGCTGGCCGAAGAGGAACTACCGGCGTTAAAGGCCAAACTGCCCGAGGCCGAGGCAGCCTTGCAACTGGCGCTGTTGCCCAAGGACGAGGCTGACGCACGCCCCGCCATGGTGGAAATCCGCCCCGGAACCGGCGGCGACGAAGCGGCGCTGTTTGCCGGTGATCTGCTGCGGATGTATCAGCGCTATGCCGAAGCGCGCGGCTGGAAATTCGAGATCATCGAGGAACAGCTGACCGAACTGGGCGGCGTCAAGGAAGTGGTCGCGCATGTGAAGGGTGAAAACGTCTTTGCCCGTCTGAAATACGAAAGCGGCGTGCACCGCGTGCAGCGGGTGCCTACCACCGAAAGCGGCGGGCGCATTCACACCTCAGCGGCAACGGTGGCCGTGCTGCCCGAAGCGGTGGATGTAGACATCACCGTTGATCCCAACGACCTTCGGATTGATACGATGCGCTCTTCCGGGGCGGGGGGACAGCACGTGAACACCACCGATTCCGCGGTGCGCATCACCCATCTGCCCAGCGGAATTGTCGTCACGTCTTCGGAAAAATCACAGCACCGCAACCGCGAGATCGCGATGCAGGTGCTGAAAACCCGGCTTTACGATCTGGAACGCCAGCGCGTCGACAGTGAGCGCAGCGCATCCCGCGCCGCGCAGGTGGGCAGTGGTGACCGCTCGGAACGGATCAGAACCTATAATTTTCCGCAGGGGCGGATGACAGATCACCGGATCAACCTGACGCTTTACAAGCTGGATGCGGTGATGGCCGGTGATCTGGACGAAGTGATCGATGCGCTGCAGGCCGACGATCAGGCCCGCCAGTTGGCCGAGTTGGGAACGTGA
- the prmC gene encoding peptide chain release factor N(5)-glutamine methyltransferase, whose protein sequence is MTATARLRAAGVDDPARDARVLLAHAARIDATRVTLIAPEDLAPDIEDRFEHLVSLRAIRVPVSHLVGERAFYGRRFKISRDVLDPRPETETLIEAALAVPFRSVLDLGTGSGCILVTLLAEQPDAQGVGVDVSAAACLQASANAVLHQNSDRTDIRQSDWFENVKGRFDLIVSNPPYLAADEMQDVAPELREHEPRLALTDESDGLSAYRIIAAQAQDHLTPRGRVLVEIGWQQGAEVKAIFESCGWTDVAVLSDLDGRDRVILAHWA, encoded by the coding sequence ATGACTGCGACAGCGCGCCTGCGGGCCGCAGGAGTGGACGATCCGGCGCGGGATGCGCGGGTGTTGCTGGCCCATGCCGCGCGCATTGATGCGACCCGCGTAACCCTGATCGCACCAGAAGATCTGGCACCCGATATCGAAGACCGGTTTGAACATCTGGTGTCTTTGCGCGCAATCCGCGTACCAGTGTCGCATCTGGTGGGAGAGCGCGCATTTTACGGGCGCCGGTTCAAGATCAGCCGCGATGTACTGGACCCGCGCCCCGAAACCGAAACCCTGATCGAAGCGGCGCTGGCCGTGCCCTTTCGTTCCGTGCTTGATCTGGGCACCGGATCAGGCTGCATTCTGGTGACATTGCTGGCGGAACAACCCGATGCGCAGGGTGTCGGTGTCGATGTCAGTGCGGCGGCCTGTTTGCAGGCCAGCGCCAATGCGGTGCTGCATCAGAACAGCGATCGCACTGACATCCGCCAGTCGGACTGGTTTGAAAACGTAAAGGGGCGGTTTGATCTGATCGTGTCGAACCCGCCCTATCTGGCGGCGGACGAAATGCAGGACGTTGCGCCGGAACTGCGCGAACATGAACCCCGCCTTGCGCTGACGGACGAATCAGACGGGCTAAGCGCCTATCGCATCATCGCAGCGCAGGCGCAGGATCATCTGACGCCACGGGGCCGTGTTCTGGTTGAAATCGGCTGGCAGCAGGGTGCCGAGGTCAAAGCGATCTTTGAGTCCTGCGGCTGGACGGATGTCGCTGTTTTGTCCGATCTGGACGGGCGCGACCGGGTCATTTTGGCCCATTGGGCCTGA
- a CDS encoding DUF4167 domain-containing protein encodes MRSSKSRSRSKSNRNRPQNSGGNVVNRVFDSSGPEGKVRGTPQQIIDKYNQLARDAQLGNDRVATENFQQHAEHYLRMLGEAMREMEQRREEQERQNRERQAERDRERADRDAQQAAQPQQQQAPRQDSSDEPAAQTSPTSPMMPPMPVDTSDADRSDNGDSGLVETPESKPAKPRARRKPKPKAQGDAPEAAE; translated from the coding sequence ATGAGATCTTCAAAATCCCGTTCGCGGTCGAAATCGAACCGTAACAGACCCCAAAATTCAGGCGGAAACGTTGTAAACCGTGTGTTCGACAGTTCCGGCCCCGAAGGTAAAGTGCGCGGTACGCCGCAGCAGATCATCGACAAATACAACCAGTTGGCACGTGATGCGCAGCTGGGCAACGATCGCGTGGCGACCGAAAATTTCCAGCAACACGCCGAACATTACCTGCGGATGCTGGGCGAAGCGATGCGTGAAATGGAACAGCGCCGCGAGGAGCAGGAACGCCAGAACCGTGAACGTCAGGCCGAACGCGACCGTGAACGCGCCGACCGTGATGCCCAGCAGGCGGCACAGCCCCAGCAGCAACAGGCGCCACGGCAGGATTCGTCTGACGAACCCGCCGCGCAGACTTCACCGACATCGCCGATGATGCCGCCAATGCCGGTTGATACGTCCGATGCAGATCGCTCCGACAATGGTGACAGCGGGCTGGTTGAAACACCGGAAAGCAAACCAGCCAAACCCCGCGCGCGGCGCAAGCCCAAGCCAAAGGCCCAGGGCGACGCACCGGAAGCGGCAGAGTAA
- the mazG gene encoding nucleoside triphosphate pyrophosphohydrolase — protein sequence MPDDTLIHDPDGGMERLLEIMRRLRDPQSGCPWDIEQDFASIAPYTIEEAYEVADAIERADWAELEGELGDLLLQTVYHTQMGQEAGHFSFDSVVRAIADKMVARHPHVFGDETRDKSADQQTADWEKIKAAERAGKDQGGALDGVAVGLPALLRAYKLQKRAARVGFDWPSTDQVLDKIIEEARELTEAYETHSTDETEEEFGDLLFVMANLARHMKIDPEAALRRANAKFIRRFAGVEARLAAQGKRPQDSDLSEMDALWDAVKADERKGMSAD from the coding sequence ATGCCCGATGACACGTTGATTCACGATCCCGATGGCGGAATGGAGCGTTTGCTGGAAATCATGCGCCGCCTGCGCGATCCTCAATCCGGATGCCCCTGGGACATTGAACAGGATTTCGCCAGCATCGCGCCCTACACGATCGAAGAAGCCTATGAGGTGGCCGATGCGATCGAACGGGCCGACTGGGCCGAACTTGAGGGCGAATTGGGCGATTTGCTGCTGCAAACCGTCTATCACACCCAGATGGGGCAGGAAGCGGGGCATTTCAGTTTTGACAGCGTCGTGCGCGCCATTGCCGACAAGATGGTGGCCCGTCATCCGCATGTTTTCGGCGACGAAACCCGCGACAAATCCGCGGATCAGCAAACCGCCGACTGGGAAAAGATCAAGGCGGCAGAACGCGCGGGCAAGGATCAGGGCGGTGCGCTGGACGGGGTCGCGGTGGGCCTGCCTGCGTTGTTGCGCGCCTATAAACTGCAAAAACGCGCCGCCCGCGTCGGATTTGACTGGCCATCGACAGATCAGGTGCTGGACAAGATCATCGAAGAGGCCCGTGAACTGACCGAGGCATACGAAACCCACAGCACGGATGAAACCGAAGAGGAATTCGGTGATCTGCTGTTTGTCATGGCCAATCTGGCACGGCACATGAAGATCGACCCCGAAGCGGCCCTGCGCCGCGCCAACGCCAAATTCATCCGCCGCTTTGCCGGGGTCGAGGCGCGGCTGGCCGCGCAAGGCAAACGCCCGCAAGACAGTGATCTGTCCGAAATGGATGCGCTTTGGGACGCGGTCAAGGCGGACGAGCGCAAGGGCATGTCCGCCGACTGA
- a CDS encoding protein adenylyltransferase SelO — MSMHIPFDNTYAALPPVFFSSQKPTPVRAPQLLAYNEGLAELLGLPDAGQDELAQVFSGNHLPDGSAPIAQLYSGHQFGHYNPQLGDGRAVLLGEVVGTDGQRRDIQLKGSGPTPYSRSGDGRAWLGPVLREYVVSEAMHALGIPTTRALAAVATGEPVYREGALPGAVLTRVAASHLRVGTFQVFAARSDTRSLQQLTDYAIARHYPAADGPMGLLTAVRDAQAALVAKWMSVGFIHGVMNTDNCAISGETIDYGPCAFLDTYHPDTVFSSIDRQGRYAYANQPDIIVWNLAQLATALIQIMPDRDAAVEEATAIIHATPALIRGHWLRLFGRKIGLAQAQEDDMALISDLLTRMAQEQADFTNTFRALADGTARAQFTDPTSYDAWHSDWQARLASEPDAPALMRATNPALIPRNHRIEQMIEAAVAGDMAPFHRLLSALATPYDDNPAVADLARPPLETEIVPATFCGT, encoded by the coding sequence ATGAGCATGCACATTCCCTTTGATAACACCTATGCCGCCTTGCCGCCGGTGTTCTTTTCGTCCCAGAAACCGACCCCGGTCAGGGCGCCCCAGCTTCTGGCTTATAACGAGGGTCTGGCAGAGCTGCTGGGCCTGCCTGATGCCGGTCAGGACGAGTTGGCGCAGGTGTTTTCCGGTAATCACCTGCCTGATGGCTCTGCCCCCATTGCCCAGCTTTACTCCGGCCACCAGTTTGGCCATTACAACCCGCAACTGGGCGACGGGCGCGCGGTTCTGCTGGGCGAAGTCGTCGGCACCGATGGCCAGCGCCGCGATATCCAGCTCAAAGGCTCCGGCCCGACGCCCTATTCGCGCTCGGGTGACGGGCGCGCATGGCTGGGGCCGGTGCTGCGCGAATATGTCGTATCCGAAGCGATGCACGCACTTGGTATCCCCACCACCCGTGCGCTGGCCGCCGTCGCCACCGGAGAGCCGGTCTATCGTGAAGGTGCGCTGCCCGGCGCCGTGCTGACCCGCGTGGCGGCCAGCCATTTGCGTGTCGGCACGTTTCAGGTGTTCGCCGCGCGCAGCGACACGCGCAGCCTGCAACAGCTGACCGATTATGCCATTGCCCGCCACTACCCCGCCGCGGACGGCCCGATGGGCCTCTTGACTGCGGTGCGCGATGCGCAGGCGGCACTGGTCGCCAAATGGATGTCCGTCGGGTTTATCCACGGTGTCATGAACACCGACAATTGCGCCATATCAGGGGAAACCATCGATTATGGCCCCTGTGCCTTTCTGGATACCTATCACCCCGACACGGTGTTCAGTTCAATCGACCGTCAGGGGCGCTATGCCTATGCCAATCAGCCCGACATCATCGTCTGGAACCTGGCGCAACTGGCCACTGCGCTGATCCAGATCATGCCGGATCGCGACGCCGCGGTTGAGGAGGCAACAGCAATCATACATGCCACTCCCGCGCTGATCCGCGGGCACTGGCTGCGCCTTTTTGGCCGCAAGATCGGGCTGGCACAGGCGCAAGAGGATGACATGGCCCTGATTTCGGATCTGCTGACCCGCATGGCCCAAGAACAGGCCGATTTCACCAACACGTTCCGCGCACTGGCCGATGGCACTGCGCGCGCGCAGTTCACCGATCCAACCTCATATGATGCATGGCACAGCGACTGGCAGGCGCGCCTTGCCTCGGAACCAGATGCGCCAGCGCTGATGCGCGCCACCAACCCGGCGCTGATCCCGCGCAATCACCGGATCGAGCAAATGATCGAAGCTGCCGTTGCCGGCGATATGGCCCCCTTCCACCGTCTGCTGTCTGCGCTGGCCACACCCTATGACGACAATCCCGCTGTTGCCGATCTGGCCCGCCCGCCGCTGGAAACGGAAATCGTGCCGGCGACGTTCTGCGGCACCTGA